A stretch of the Heterodontus francisci isolate sHetFra1 chromosome 10, sHetFra1.hap1, whole genome shotgun sequence genome encodes the following:
- the gatd3 gene encoding glutamine amidotransferase-like class 1 domain-containing protein 3, mitochondrial has translation MFLRPLAFSIRFWRFRSTAPASPNVAVVLSGCGVFDGTEIHEASAILVHLSRGGAEFQLYAPDISQMHVVDHIKGEPAGESRNVLVESARIARGKILDLAKLRAQDHDAVIFPGGFGAAKNLSTFAMDGKDCHVIPDIERVITEFHKARKPIGLCCIAPVLAAKVLPGVEVTVGHEEEEGGKWPYAGTAAAISAMGGKHAVSEVNCAHVDPENKIVTTPAFMCETKLHHIFDGIGEMIQRVLKLTGN, from the exons ATGTTTCTCCGGCCTCTCGCTTTTTCGATCCGCTTTTGGCGATTTCGCTCCACCGCCCCCGCGAGCCCGAATGTGGCCGTG GTTCTTTCTGGATGTGGAGTTTTCGATGGCACCGAAATTCACGAGGCTTCAGC GATTTTAGTTCACCTGAGCCGGGGAGGGGCCGAGTTCCAGCTTTATGCTCCTGACATCTCCCAGATGCATGTTGTGGATCACATCAAGGGGGAGCCTGCTGGAGAGAGCCG gaatgTTCTGGTGGAGTCGGCGAGGATTGCCCGTGGTAAAATTCTGGATCTTGCCAAGCTGAGGGCCCAGGATCACGATGCTGTTATCTTCCCTGGTGGTTTTGGTGCAGCCAAAAATCT CTCAACCTTTGCCATGGACGGAAAGGATTGCCATGTGATTCCTGACATCGAGCGTGTAATCACCGAGTTTCACAAGGCACGGAAGCCCATTGG GTTATGTTGCATTGCCCCTGTACTGGCTGCCAAAGTACTTCCTGGGGTAGAGGTCACTGTTGGCCACGAGGAAGAGGAAGGAGGAAAATGGCCATATGCAGGAACTGCAGCAGCCATCAGTGCAATGGGAGGGAAGCATGCTGTTAGTGAGGTCAAT TGTGCACATGTTGATCCTGAGAATAAGATTGTGACGACCCCAGCCTTTATGTGTGAAACCAAACTTCATCACATCTTCGATGGGATTGGAGAGATGATACAACGGGTACTGAAACTGACTGGGAACTGA